A window of the Agromyces mariniharenae genome harbors these coding sequences:
- the polA gene encoding DNA polymerase I, whose protein sequence is MPDADKPTLLVIDGHSLAFRAFYALPVDSFSTRDGQHTNAIHGFLSMLLLLLQNEKPTHLAVAFDMSRQSFRTREYAEYKGNRGETPVEFRGQVPLLQDALRAMGVRTLEKEDFEADDILATLAARGVAEGYRVLLVSGDRDTIQLVNDDVTLLYPNTQGVSQLKRYDTDAVVERYGIRPEQYPDVAALVGETSDNLPGIPKVGEKTAVKWLGLYGDLDGILEHAEEIKGVVGQNLRDGRENAVRNRKLNQLVRDVELDVEIAELESRPIDLESVRPIFERLEFRTLMERVTKLVTGEANGGGGGAAAASAPAQPEVVEIGPAPTAPTPLRLVGDELAGWLERAAAAEPAGLGLSLEVVDGRVIGAGIATNGESVHLAWREGAPETAPFEAWLASDAPKILTDAKPQLKALTRSGLAIDGLVLDTLLAGWLVRPILQEKTLADLVAYHLGETVPQADPAMLVPEEGSDSGAPEYAWYTLRLAPVVLRALSDESRRLLAEIEMPLVHVLAAMELRGVTVDHGELATLSGELGARAAALAEAAYAEIGREINLGSPKQLQEVLFDQLGMPKTRATKTGYTTDANALADLQESNPHPFLGYLLEHRDVTKLRQIIESLDKAIGADGRIHTTYGQIGAATGRMSSNDPNLQNIPIRTEDGRRIREAFRHGPEYAELLTADYSQIEMRIMAHLSGDPGLIEAFNAGEDLHRFVGARVFSVDPADVTNLMRTKVKAMSYGLAYGLSAFGLSKQLRIERAEAQQLMREYFERFGAVRDYLRGVVEQARIDGYTETIFGRRRPFPDLSSPNRVLRENAERAALNSPIQGSAADIIKIAMSRVEADIAARGLGSRMLMQVHDELIFEVAAGESDVLEEIVRGRMASAADLLVPLDVQIGRGANWDDAAH, encoded by the coding sequence GTGCCGGACGCAGACAAGCCCACCCTCCTCGTGATCGACGGCCATTCGCTGGCCTTCCGCGCCTTCTACGCCCTCCCCGTCGACAGCTTCTCGACGCGCGACGGACAGCACACGAACGCCATCCACGGCTTCCTGTCGATGCTGCTCCTGCTGCTGCAGAACGAGAAGCCGACGCACCTGGCGGTCGCGTTCGACATGTCCCGCCAGTCGTTCCGCACGCGCGAGTACGCGGAGTACAAGGGCAACCGCGGCGAGACGCCGGTCGAGTTCCGGGGGCAGGTCCCGCTCCTCCAAGACGCGCTGCGCGCCATGGGCGTGCGCACGCTCGAGAAGGAGGACTTCGAGGCCGACGACATCCTCGCGACGCTCGCGGCGCGGGGCGTCGCCGAGGGGTATCGCGTGCTGCTCGTGTCGGGCGACCGCGACACCATCCAGCTCGTCAACGACGACGTCACGCTGCTCTACCCCAACACGCAGGGCGTCTCGCAGCTCAAGCGCTACGACACCGACGCGGTCGTCGAGCGCTACGGCATCCGCCCCGAGCAGTACCCCGACGTGGCCGCGCTCGTCGGCGAGACGAGCGACAACCTGCCCGGCATCCCCAAGGTCGGCGAGAAGACCGCGGTGAAGTGGCTCGGCCTCTACGGCGACCTCGACGGCATCCTCGAGCACGCCGAGGAGATCAAGGGCGTCGTGGGGCAGAACCTGCGCGACGGGCGCGAGAACGCGGTGCGCAACCGCAAGCTCAACCAGCTCGTGCGCGACGTCGAGCTCGACGTCGAGATCGCCGAGCTCGAGTCCCGGCCGATCGACCTCGAGTCGGTCCGGCCCATCTTCGAGCGGCTCGAGTTCCGCACGCTCATGGAGCGCGTGACGAAGCTCGTCACGGGCGAGGCCAACGGCGGCGGCGGCGGCGCGGCCGCGGCATCCGCGCCCGCCCAGCCCGAGGTCGTCGAGATCGGCCCCGCACCGACGGCGCCGACCCCGCTGCGCCTCGTCGGCGACGAGCTCGCCGGGTGGCTCGAGCGCGCCGCCGCCGCCGAGCCGGCCGGGCTCGGCCTCAGCCTCGAGGTCGTCGACGGGCGCGTGATCGGCGCCGGGATCGCGACGAACGGCGAGTCGGTGCACCTCGCATGGCGGGAGGGCGCGCCCGAGACGGCGCCGTTCGAGGCGTGGCTCGCGAGCGACGCGCCGAAGATCCTCACCGACGCGAAGCCGCAGCTGAAGGCGCTCACGCGGTCGGGTCTCGCGATCGACGGGCTCGTGCTCGACACGCTCCTCGCCGGATGGCTCGTGCGGCCGATCCTGCAGGAGAAGACGCTGGCCGACCTCGTGGCGTATCACCTCGGCGAGACCGTGCCGCAGGCCGACCCGGCGATGCTCGTCCCCGAAGAGGGCAGCGATTCCGGCGCGCCCGAGTACGCCTGGTACACGCTCCGCCTCGCGCCCGTCGTGCTCCGCGCCCTCTCCGACGAGTCGCGACGCCTGCTCGCCGAGATCGAGATGCCGCTCGTGCACGTGCTCGCCGCCATGGAGCTCCGCGGCGTCACCGTCGACCACGGTGAGCTCGCCACCCTCTCCGGGGAGCTCGGCGCGCGCGCCGCGGCGCTGGCCGAGGCCGCCTACGCCGAGATCGGCCGCGAGATCAACCTCGGCTCGCCGAAGCAGCTCCAAGAGGTGCTCTTCGACCAGCTCGGCATGCCCAAGACCCGGGCCACGAAGACCGGCTACACCACCGACGCCAACGCCCTCGCCGACCTCCAGGAGTCGAACCCGCACCCGTTCCTCGGCTACCTGCTCGAGCATCGCGATGTCACGAAGCTCCGCCAGATCATCGAGTCGCTCGACAAGGCGATCGGCGCCGACGGGCGCATCCACACGACGTACGGCCAGATCGGCGCGGCCACTGGCCGCATGTCGTCGAACGACCCGAACCTGCAGAACATCCCCATCCGCACCGAAGACGGGCGGCGCATCCGCGAGGCGTTCCGCCACGGTCCCGAGTACGCCGAGCTGCTCACGGCCGACTACTCGCAGATCGAGATGCGCATCATGGCGCACCTCTCGGGCGACCCGGGGCTCATCGAGGCGTTCAACGCCGGTGAGGACCTGCATCGGTTCGTCGGCGCGCGGGTGTTCTCGGTCGACCCGGCCGACGTCACCAACCTCATGCGCACGAAGGTCAAGGCGATGTCCTACGGCCTGGCCTACGGGCTCAGCGCGTTCGGCCTCTCCAAGCAGCTCCGCATCGAGCGCGCAGAGGCGCAGCAGCTCATGCGCGAGTACTTCGAGCGCTTCGGCGCCGTGCGCGACTACCTGCGCGGAGTGGTCGAGCAGGCACGCATCGACGGCTACACCGAGACGATCTTCGGCCGCCGGCGCCCGTTCCCCGACCTGTCCAGCCCCAACCGCGTGCTCCGCGAGAACGCCGAGCGCGCCGCGCTCAACTCGCCGATCCAGGGCTCGGCCGCCGACATCATCAAGATCGCGATGTCGCGCGTCGAGGCCGACATCGCCGCCCGCGGGCTCGGGAGCCGCATGCTCATGCAGGTGCACGACGAGCTCATCTTCGAGGTGGCGGCCGGCGAATCCGACGTGCTGGAGGAGATCGTCCGCGGCCGCATGGCGAGTGCCGCCGACCTCCTCGTGCCGCTCGACGTGCAGATCGGGCGGGGCGCGAACTGGGACGACGCGGCTCACTGA